In Sulfitobacter sp. W027, a single window of DNA contains:
- a CDS encoding response regulator transcription factor yields MSRDTAPRPLVTILDDEPEIRSMLSDTLEEAGFDTLSFGRARAFEAALATHTPDVCLVDLSLPDTDGLTLVHRLALEQGAIVIIISGRAQVQDRVTGLELGADDYIIKPFDPAEVVARIRARLRSAKPTPQAGTTARFNGWTAHFDRYVLQDAQGTEVTFSHAEGEVLRLFLDAPKRLISRAQMQETLGGVASESFDRAMDVRISRLRTKLGEDPKNPQLIKTIYGAGYIFLGDVHWD; encoded by the coding sequence ATGAGCCGTGATACCGCCCCGCGCCCGCTGGTTACCATTCTGGATGACGAGCCTGAAATCCGCAGCATGCTGTCGGACACGCTTGAGGAAGCGGGCTTCGACACACTCAGCTTTGGTCGCGCGCGGGCTTTTGAAGCCGCACTGGCCACCCATACCCCCGATGTCTGCCTTGTCGATCTCAGCCTGCCTGACACCGACGGTCTGACGCTGGTGCACCGGTTAGCGCTGGAACAAGGCGCGATCGTGATCATCATCTCAGGCCGCGCACAGGTGCAGGACCGAGTGACGGGGCTGGAACTGGGCGCCGATGATTACATCATCAAACCCTTCGATCCTGCCGAAGTGGTCGCCCGCATCCGCGCCCGCCTACGCAGCGCCAAACCGACGCCACAGGCCGGCACCACCGCGCGGTTTAACGGCTGGACCGCGCATTTCGACCGCTATGTCTTGCAGGATGCACAGGGGACCGAGGTCACCTTCTCCCATGCCGAAGGCGAGGTGCTGCGCCTGTTCCTCGACGCTCCGAAACGCCTGATCAGCCGCGCGCAGATGCAAGAAACACTCGGCGGCGTAGCTTCCGAGAGTTTTGACCGGGCGATGGATGTGCGCATCTCGCGGCTGCGGACGAAGCTTGGCGAGGACCCTAAGAACCCGCAGCTGATCAAGACGATCTACGGTGCGGGCTATATTTTCCTTGGCGATGTGCACTGGGACTGA
- a CDS encoding Zn-dependent hydrolase produces MKIDAARFLKDLHDLRAIGAAGVGKGVVRPAYSAADVEAREWLAGRMREAGLKIEVDAMGNLFGLAEGPSILLGSHSDSQPEGGWLDGALGVIAALEVARATRETGGPAVSVVSFQDEEGRFGVTTGSTVWSGALDQTEADGLTDHAGVSLAEAREAMAGMVTGPVDPAQFTGYIELHIEQGPTLDDSGEQIGVVSDIVGIRDMKVTFEGQQNHAGTTPMAVRRDAFQAVSEFNSLLNDRLRNVVTPTTVWTIGHVSLHPNASSIVPGKAVFSMQWRDGDSDRLGRMEAIIRETAEEVAKSRGMDLTYGPMLGLEPEAMDARLQDALAEAAEAVAPGKWRKMPSGALHDATNVARLMPVAMLFAPSINGISHAFEEDTAEDDLVAAVEVLGRAVAAL; encoded by the coding sequence ATGAAGATTGATGCCGCGCGATTTCTGAAGGATTTGCACGATCTGCGTGCCATTGGTGCGGCAGGGGTGGGTAAGGGCGTGGTGCGCCCGGCCTATTCCGCCGCCGATGTAGAGGCGCGGGAGTGGCTTGCGGGCCGGATGCGCGAGGCGGGGCTCAAGATCGAAGTCGATGCGATGGGCAACCTCTTTGGCCTGGCAGAGGGGCCCTCGATCCTGTTGGGGTCGCATTCCGACAGCCAACCCGAGGGGGGCTGGCTGGATGGTGCCTTGGGCGTGATCGCGGCGCTCGAAGTCGCCCGCGCGACGCGTGAGACCGGGGGCCCCGCGGTATCGGTCGTGTCGTTCCAAGATGAAGAGGGGCGCTTTGGCGTGACCACCGGTTCGACCGTTTGGTCCGGCGCCTTGGATCAGACGGAGGCTGACGGTCTCACCGATCACGCCGGGGTCAGCTTGGCCGAGGCGCGCGAGGCGATGGCGGGCATGGTGACTGGTCCGGTCGATCCGGCGCAGTTCACCGGCTATATCGAGTTGCACATCGAACAGGGGCCGACCTTGGATGATAGCGGAGAGCAGATTGGCGTGGTCAGCGACATCGTTGGTATTCGCGACATGAAGGTGACTTTTGAAGGCCAGCAGAACCACGCAGGCACCACGCCGATGGCGGTGCGCCGCGATGCCTTTCAGGCGGTGTCTGAGTTCAACAGCCTGCTGAACGACCGGCTGCGCAATGTGGTGACGCCGACCACGGTCTGGACCATTGGCCATGTCAGCCTGCATCCCAATGCGTCATCCATCGTGCCGGGCAAGGCGGTGTTCTCGATGCAGTGGCGGGACGGCGACAGTGACCGTCTGGGGCGGATGGAAGCGATCATCCGCGAGACCGCCGAGGAGGTGGCCAAGTCTCGCGGGATGGACCTGACCTATGGCCCGATGCTGGGGCTGGAGCCTGAGGCGATGGATGCGCGATTGCAAGATGCGCTGGCCGAGGCGGCAGAGGCGGTGGCCCCCGGCAAATGGCGCAAGATGCCTTCGGGTGCCTTGCATGACGCAACCAATGTGGCGCGATTGATGCCCGTGGCGATGTTGTTCGCGCCCTCGATCAATGGGATCAGCCATGCCTTTGAAGAGGACACGGCGGAAGACGATCTGGTCGCGGCGGTTGAGGTGTTGGGGCGGGCCGTCGCGGCGCTTTAA
- a CDS encoding cytochrome c yields the protein MNKKIGVAALAGVAAIGGYLWWSGQESPAPTASGEAMVTVTLPDSLSEGAQIGARAFEAKCAACHGINAAGREGAGPPLIHKIYEPSHHGDGAFMVAATNGVRQHHWSFGNMPPVEGITPAEIKSIVSYVREVQRANGID from the coding sequence ATGAACAAGAAAATCGGAGTGGCGGCATTGGCTGGAGTGGCCGCAATTGGCGGGTATCTTTGGTGGAGTGGCCAAGAGAGCCCTGCGCCCACTGCCAGCGGGGAGGCTATGGTGACAGTGACCCTACCGGATAGCCTGAGCGAAGGGGCGCAGATCGGCGCGCGCGCCTTTGAAGCGAAATGCGCGGCCTGTCACGGGATCAACGCCGCCGGGCGCGAAGGCGCAGGCCCACCGCTGATCCATAAAATTTATGAGCCCAGCCATCATGGCGACGGGGCCTTCATGGTTGCAGCGACCAATGGCGTGCGTCAGCATCACTGGTCTTTCGGCAATATGCCCCCGGTCGAAGGGATCACCCCGGCAGAGATCAAATCCATCGTGAGCTATGTGCGCGAGGTGCAGCGCGCCAACGGCATCGACTAG
- a CDS encoding PAS-domain containing protein, with protein sequence MQITEDQTKALTHAGLNLIAQALTIYDSDLRLAVCNAPFQSMFDLPDALVTPGAPFEDTIRHLAGTGEYGEVGDVDAFVAERVEQARAFVPHYMERTRANGRTISVEGSPLPQGGWVTVYTDITNTKRQEALLRARSDALSDQLLSHAEQLAASNRKLEATITALEEAKRQVTESEARTRLTTEMMPAHIAHVDENGRYIYSNRRLSSVMPGRPSNIYGLHISDALGASAYARIKPALTQAYAGSPAVIEFTHDASARRIRGAFTPDGRGGVYILSMDITEETQTRVALQQTLKRELASRMISGLAHDFSNLLTIILGMQSKLARLPDMPPQAGELVEGTLAAARRGGTLLSSIADVTEPRALRPAATDIADLLNELSTLAAPTLPPKCALVVRNDAPEGSVLLDKGRVQDALLNLILNARDACGAQGTITLTQRLVHDTWIEWVIHDTGPGFSPSALERGVEPFFTTKGSEGSGLGLSMVYDMTKSAGGDLRLSNAPEGGAQISLRLPYRAAVPATTGLVLLVEDTTDIRAVVRDMLMDQGHSVIEATSADEATALIADLPDITLVLSDIQLTGEGTGIDLARRVGSSLPLLLMTSLPADHPLFVEAQTLAPVLRKPFDADALLSLIAPLKATAP encoded by the coding sequence ATGCAGATCACCGAAGACCAAACCAAAGCGCTGACCCATGCCGGTCTGAACCTGATAGCTCAGGCGCTAACCATCTATGATAGTGATCTGCGCCTCGCGGTCTGCAATGCGCCGTTTCAATCGATGTTCGATCTGCCCGATGCGCTGGTCACCCCCGGCGCCCCCTTTGAGGATACGATCCGCCATCTCGCCGGGACCGGCGAATATGGGGAAGTCGGCGATGTCGATGCCTTTGTGGCCGAACGTGTGGAGCAGGCCCGCGCCTTCGTACCGCATTATATGGAGCGCACCCGCGCCAATGGGCGCACCATCAGCGTCGAAGGTTCCCCCCTGCCGCAAGGCGGCTGGGTCACGGTCTATACCGACATCACCAACACCAAGCGGCAAGAGGCGCTGTTGCGCGCGCGGTCCGATGCGTTGAGCGACCAACTGCTCTCCCATGCCGAACAACTTGCCGCCAGCAACCGCAAGCTCGAAGCGACGATCACGGCGCTGGAAGAAGCCAAACGGCAGGTCACCGAAAGCGAAGCCCGCACCCGTTTGACGACCGAGATGATGCCTGCGCATATCGCCCATGTGGACGAGAATGGCCGCTATATCTATTCCAACCGCCGCCTCAGCAGTGTGATGCCGGGACGGCCCAGCAATATCTACGGTCTGCACATCAGCGACGCGCTTGGGGCCTCTGCCTATGCGCGGATCAAACCCGCGCTGACCCAAGCCTACGCGGGCAGCCCGGCGGTGATCGAATTTACCCATGACGCCTCTGCCCGGCGGATACGCGGTGCCTTCACCCCCGATGGGCGCGGCGGGGTCTATATCCTGTCAATGGACATCACCGAGGAAACCCAGACCCGTGTCGCCCTGCAACAGACGCTGAAACGCGAGTTGGCCTCTCGGATGATCTCTGGGCTGGCGCATGATTTCTCAAACCTTTTGACCATCATTCTTGGGATGCAATCGAAACTTGCCCGCCTGCCCGACATGCCGCCGCAAGCGGGCGAATTGGTCGAAGGCACGCTTGCGGCCGCACGACGGGGCGGCACGTTGCTCAGCTCCATCGCCGATGTGACCGAACCCCGCGCCCTGCGCCCGGCGGCCACCGATATCGCCGACCTGCTGAACGAGCTTTCGACCCTCGCCGCCCCGACCCTGCCCCCGAAATGCGCGCTGGTGGTGCGCAATGACGCGCCGGAGGGGTCGGTGCTGCTCGACAAAGGCCGGGTGCAGGATGCGCTTTTGAACCTCATCCTTAACGCACGCGACGCCTGCGGCGCGCAGGGCACGATCACACTGACCCAACGGCTAGTGCATGACACTTGGATCGAATGGGTGATCCATGACACCGGACCGGGCTTCTCGCCTTCGGCACTGGAACGCGGGGTTGAACCGTTTTTCACCACCAAGGGCAGCGAAGGATCGGGGCTGGGTCTGTCGATGGTCTATGACATGACCAAATCCGCAGGCGGCGATCTGCGGCTGAGCAATGCACCCGAAGGCGGCGCACAGATCAGCCTGCGCTTGCCCTACCGCGCTGCTGTGCCTGCCACCACGGGGCTGGTTTTGCTGGTCGAAGACACCACCGACATTCGCGCTGTGGTGCGGGACATGCTGATGGATCAAGGCCATTCGGTGATCGAGGCCACCAGCGCCGATGAAGCCACGGCGCTGATTGCCGATCTGCCCGACATCACCCTTGTCCTCTCGGACATCCAACTCACCGGCGAAGGCACTGGCATCGACCTTGCCCGCCGTGTCGGCAGCAGCCTGCCGCTGTTGCTGATGACCTCCCTACCCGCTGATCACCCACTGTTTGTCGAGGCGCAGACCCTCGCGCCGGTGCTGCGCAAACCTTTTGACGCCGACGCGCTTTTGTCGCTGATCGCCCCATTGAAAGCCACCGCCCCATGA